The genomic stretch ACGCCCATCGTCCGGACGATGATGGCGCAGGGCCCGGTCTCCATCCGCGCCATTGCTCAGCAGGCGGATGTCAGCCACTCCGCTGTCAGTCAGACGGTGTCGCAGATGGTCAACGCGGGACTGGTGGAGCTCCAGCCCGGCGCCGACGCTCGCGAGCGCATCGTCGCGCTGACGCCTCGAGCCCGGACCATGCTCCCCGCCCTGGAGCGCCAATGGGCGGCGACCAACGCGGCGGCGGACCAGCTCGACAAGGAGCTCTCCGCGCCGCTGTCCCGCATCCTCGTCGAGGCGCTGCAAGCGCTGGAGCGCGAGTCCTTCGACACGCGGCTGGAGAAGGCCTCCGCGAAGCTGAAGCCACCACGCAAGGTCAAGGCCCGCGAGTAGGCGCGGCACCTCGACGCCCATCCCCGCACAGGAGTTCGCGATGAAAGTCCGAAGCCTGACCGCCGCACTGCTGCTCACGCTGTCCAGCGGCCCCGCGCTCGCCCAGGCCGAGCCTCCGCGTGCGCCCCGCATGCCTCCACGTCGTGCTCCGCCCGTGTCCCCACGCGCGACTGGGCACGTGCACGGCCGCCCGCCGCTCCCCACACCGTCATGACGGCTCACGTTTCACCGAGGAGAACTCCCACGAACGTTCAGGAGGTCGAGAGGAAGTCATGGAAAGCAATGGATTGACGCCATTCACATTTCACCGGCATGACCGCCCCGAAGTGGCGGCGGAACTCCGGCCCATCAGAGGCCTGGCACCTTCTCCAACAAAAGAGGCGCCCACCCTGGCTTCGCTCGACGCAGAAACGGCGGCAAGGCGATATCTCGACAAGGCATTCGCCAGTCCGCAGCTCCCGACCTTCAATCCCATCGTGGTCCAGAGCCACACGAACGAATTCCGTACGCTCGGCGCCGAGGCGCTCCCTCTCACCGGGACGACCATGGTGAAGTTCCGCCAACTCTTCGGGAACATCCCCGTCTACGGCTCGCTGGTGACCATTGAATTAGACGAGAAGAACGAATTGCTCACCATCAACGCCTCTCGAGGAGAACCCTCTGGCCTGAATCCGGTGGCGAAGCAATCTCCAGCCCAAGCCCTGAAAGTCGTCGAAAGTGAGGCTGGATACACGGACGGCTCGCTCAAGGCCGTCCCGACCCTCCAATACTACTTCGACGCGAAGAACAATCAGTGGCATCTGGCCTACACAGTCGAAAATGTTCCGAGTCAGAAATCAAAGGACCCGCGCGCCCCTGCCCTCTTCGACTACGTGGTGGACGCGCATACGGGCGCGATGGTCGCCGTACTGCCGCGCACGCAGGGAATGGAGTTCACGGATCCCTACGAACCACGACGGCGCCCCTGGCCTGCCTCGTTCCGTGTCACGGATATCGGATGCTCGGAAGCAGCAGTGGATGAACTCGGAAAGGAGCGCGAGTTCCGGTGCAAGCTGGAACAGGACCGCATCGTGCTCGTGGACGAGGACTACAACATCCACACTCACGACGCGCGCTTCCGCGACATCCAACTCGACAGCAGGACATTCCCGGGCGACTACGTCACGCTGCCCCCCAGGCCCTGGTCCGCGGCAGGGATCAGCGCACATGCCAACGCCACCGAGGTCGCTCGTTTCCTGCGCGAGGTCCTCAAGCGCAACAGCCTCGACAATCAAGGAGGACGCATCACCTCCTCCATCAACTGCTGCTACAGGAGCGAGGGCAAGGGACAAGAATGGCGAAATGCCGCATGGATTCGTTCCCAGATGGCTTACGGCCAGCGCATGCAGGATGACAAACTCATTTCCTACGCCACCGCGCTCGACGTGGTCGCCCACGAAATCATCCACGGACTCACCGAGCACACCGCGCGCCTTTGGTACAAAGGGGAGAGCGGGGCACTCAACGAATCCTACTCGGACATTTTCGGCATCATCGTCTCGAACTTTCGCGAGCATGACGTCAGGAAGTGGGACTGGCAGATGGGTGAGGAACTGGAGGGAACGGGGCTCCCCATCAGAGATTTGAGTTCACCCAAGCGCTGCAAGCAGCCTGAACACATGGAACAGTACGAGGAGCGTTCATCCGACTTTGGCGGCGTACATTTCAACAGCGGCATCCACAATCGTGCGGCCTACCTCCTGCTGACGGCCGCCGATGCGTCGGGACGGCCGCTCCTGAAGCCGAAGGAGGTTGCCGCCCTTTTCTATATCACGCTCACCCAGCACCTCTCTCCAACCTCAAGATTCAGTGACAGCCGTCGCGGGATGGAAGTCGCGGCGCGCACGCTCTTCCGAAATGACCCGGCGCTCGAAGAGAAGCTGAAAGCCGTCGCGCGTGCCTTCGACACCGTAGGCATCCCATCCA from Myxococcus xanthus encodes the following:
- a CDS encoding MarR family winged helix-turn-helix transcriptional regulator; translation: MGIGTPTLGPLLRNLIEQLDGAVEQAYQRSGVDCRPRYTPIVRTMMAQGPVSIRAIAQQADVSHSAVSQTVSQMVNAGLVELQPGADARERIVALTPRARTMLPALERQWAATNAAADQLDKELSAPLSRILVEALQALERESFDTRLEKASAKLKPPRKVKARE
- a CDS encoding DNA/RNA non-specific endonuclease, producing MESNGLTPFTFHRHDRPEVAAELRPIRGLAPSPTKEAPTLASLDAETAARRYLDKAFASPQLPTFNPIVVQSHTNEFRTLGAEALPLTGTTMVKFRQLFGNIPVYGSLVTIELDEKNELLTINASRGEPSGLNPVAKQSPAQALKVVESEAGYTDGSLKAVPTLQYYFDAKNNQWHLAYTVENVPSQKSKDPRAPALFDYVVDAHTGAMVAVLPRTQGMEFTDPYEPRRRPWPASFRVTDIGCSEAAVDELGKEREFRCKLEQDRIVLVDEDYNIHTHDARFRDIQLDSRTFPGDYVTLPPRPWSAAGISAHANATEVARFLREVLKRNSLDNQGGRITSSINCCYRSEGKGQEWRNAAWIRSQMAYGQRMQDDKLISYATALDVVAHEIIHGLTEHTARLWYKGESGALNESYSDIFGIIVSNFREHDVRKWDWQMGEELEGTGLPIRDLSSPKRCKQPEHMEQYEERSSDFGGVHFNSGIHNRAAYLLLTAADASGRPLLKPKEVAALFYITLTQHLSPTSRFSDSRRGMEVAARTLFRNDPALEEKLKAVARAFDTVGIPSTEIQGTIDAAETERASPALSTEAQEITIVSVAPKLHIPYSADFLGDGFQVPLPKLTGRTLDESFSRGQVVGYVHFSLTLHERRRTALYTACNIDAAHMVRLGRQGLPWMLDPRIPAKVQLGPAYYAGNEWDRGHLVRRQDPIWGPVSEARRANEATFYFTNAAPQHANFNQDEWLVLEDWVLERAADFSYRLCVFTGPVLSDDDPPLRDAQIPAGFWKVVVLRDATAGGADLSVVAFFMKQTEMLHDKLGKKLLQLKRYQVTLQAIEAWTGLDFGALKDADELAWAPAALRAAVPAESYRRLTGPQDLVFSGDRRRAAGRRILPLKFTGTPQEMDGWMH